gaagaagaagataaaatccattgcaattccaAAGTTAGAGTTTGTTCTTTTCAATCAAAATCTTAGTAGCAGTGGAGTTGATGCAACCCAAAAGCTTAATCAGATCTCCAAAggtatttttattgttttgtgcATCTGTttttgtgtttgtgtgtgtttaTTCAACTCGACTATTTCACCAGCTACATCGTAAGTCTTCTCTCTCTATTTTGCTTTATAACTAgccttaattttttcaattaaatcaGGGAAGAGCGTTGTGGAGCCGTCAACTGATAACACAAACCAGATGGATGTTGATTGGGTCAGTTCTGATTTCTTGGCGGTGTTACTTACAATTgagtatttttaattgatgttgGTTGGACTTAGATGCTTGTATGTTAAACATTTTCCCAGGTGATAACCTCCCTAAAGATAGACTTTTTCCAATGAAGATAGTGTGGTTACCTAACAATGccatttttatatattctttCTCTTCCTCATTGgaaaagaatgtgaaatttatCTCTTTTTATTCTTATACAATTTTGTTCCTTCACCGATTTATTTTGTCGATTTGGACACCACAACTGTAGTCATGCTTCAAACTTGACAAATTCTTGAAGTACACTGCCCTTTTGTTGTTTACTTGGTGCGACTGCCAAGAGCCTAGTAATTTTAGTATTCTCCACTTGAACTATTTGTTGCTAAATAGTAGatagaagaaagaaaacaaattcaGGTTTATCTTTTCTGAACTCTTGGTTGAAATGTCTAATATATGAATacttaaaaacaaaattgtCTGATCGCTCTTTCTTGTCCTATCTAGGTCATGGCAATTCACTTCCCAGAGGTAATACTTATGGACATCTTTAGCAGGTTACCTGTGAAGTCTCTACTTCGTTTCAAATGTGTGTCAAAATTTTGGGAAACGTTGATCTCCGATCCATACTTTAAGATGAAGCATCTAAATCGTGCCAAGAATGATCAAGATTCTCAAAAACTTCTTACTAGCCTAAGGTGCCGTAATAGTCGTATGTTTTCCATGTATTGTTGTCCTTTGTCGCCGGTTCAGCTGGTTGAGGGTGTACAAAAACTCAATTTCCCTTCAAACTATTCGGTATCGCGCTGCAAAATCCATTGTTGTTATGATGGCTCCGCTGTTATGGAGGTTCCTGGTAATTTGAATGAAGACACCGCATTTTTGCTGTGGAACCCTTCCACTGGAGAATCAATTGTACTTCCTTCTCCAGAATTCCCACCAAACAAAAGTCCTTGTTTTGGTTTGGGATATGACTCAACCAGTGGCGAGTATAAGATTGTTCAGATTTATCAGGGTTTGGATTTACCTTGTGAAATTCTTGCGCTGAAAGGTGGCTCTTGGAGAAGAAGTGATAAGCATCCTCATGGCATATACTGTCTGATGTTTGCTATGCAGTTTTTGACATTTGTACATGCAGCATTTCATTGGATCAGTATGTCACGAAATTATTCTGTGGTGCTTTCGTTTAGTATTTCGAATGAAGCATATGGAGAGATTCCCTTAACGGAGGAAATTTCACGTCCGGGGGCTGTTATTGGCATTACAGTTTTGGATGGAATGCTTTCTGTTCATTCTAATTGTCGTTATGATCAGAGTAACCGTACTATTAAGTTATGGGTATTGAAAGAGTATGGTATCAAGGAAAATCTTGGATTCCATTGTTATCTACCGAAGATCGTTATATTGCTTTTGCTATACCGAAATATAGATTTGCAGATGGCGAAGTGCTATTCAGGTGCACAGTTGTGGGTTCATTAAGGACACGTAGTGGACCATTTGGAGCATGGTCTGAAGGTCATACCTTTATAGAGGCACATGCTTTTACAGAAAGCTTGATTTCTCCAAGGTCACTTGCTTATTAGTTTCTTGTGTGTGATTGAgactctctttttcttcttttctcgtTATGTTACAACTCTCATACTCTTCTCAGTTTATCACCAGTTTTTGGAGTACAATGTCATCTTTAGCTGGCAGGTCTGGGGAGCAAGATATTAGTACCAGCAGATATCTTGGAGAAAGAAGTGTTTGTCTATCCATATGTGGAGTACTCGGCTTGAAATAAACCAGAtatgttttaatggagaaagaAGTGTTCGTCTATCCATATGTGGAGTACTCGGCTTGAAATAGACCAGAtatgttttaatggagaaagaAGTGTTCGTCTACATGCAGTGTAAGGAACAGAGGTTTCCAAAGCTTGTTGATTATGAGAAAATTGATAAGAGTGCATTGCTTCTGTTACCAGCAAGaatgacatttatttttctaatattccCTAGCACAGTGACTGAAATTCTCACAAACGATAATTTGAATGTACATCTTGTTATATTACTTCAggagctcaccactcttgtGAGATAATGAtagtttcttgttgttgttAGTTAATTTGGTtgagattttgatgttatttgatGACTTAAAGTAGGTTGGTCGTAATGAAGACCTTTAACACCTTATTGATGCTTTTGTTTGTATGGTATGTTAAGGctttcattcttctttttgGCATGATCTTAATGGATTAAGCTTCTTATGGCATGTATGTTGCTGTTATTTGACATTTCTAAATCATATCATCAGCTTCACTTCCCACACATTTTCCTCCAATTTATATATCGTGCAAGGTTTCACGATTTAGTCAATTGAGTAGGCGTTTTGTCATGTGATACCATATCACGATATGAAATTGTAAGATAAAATCAACGTTTGGACATACGATTTTCAAGTAGATTCCATGTCATAAGAGGAAATCTCATATCCTccaaaaatcatgatatgagaatttcatatcatgatttgagattttttaaatacaaaaattgattcacaaatttatattttgttaaaacaatcCAGAGACTTTTGGAGCTAGgaaaaatagattcaaaatatttgaaacaagACATAAACCATTATAATATTGACACAAGTGAAAATTATCATAGCTTATATAGTATTACATAAGTATTTGCAAGAATGCGAAATGATTGATGAAGTATGTATGGTCTGGTCTATGAGTATGAAAATATAGTTGCGGATGATATTGATCAACAAATGACTCAAAGTAACAATGTTACTTCGTCTTTTCAGTCACACAATCGAGAAATGCAAGTTCAACGtgaggaaattttttttgttgaattaaaatttgatgaaacaGTTATACGTGCGAACAAATAGTTTCgcaataatttattaaaagacTAGTTCACTACAAACATAATGTTTCATAATAACGATCCGGTGAGTTCTGATTTCTTACTTATTTGGTTACTGTTGAGTTGTTTTTGATTGAAAACAGTCTGAACTGTGAACTGTATGGCCAAAATCCAGATGGTCCTTttgatgttataaaatattattaggaGTTCATCATCCTCAAACCTATAGTTTGTAGGGCGTGAAAAAGCCCGGGAtcatatataataaagaaaatgcaTTCCAATATTTCTTAACAATATATCATAGTCTGAGATCGGTGTAAGGTCTGTGTACACTTTATCTACGTTTTCTTTGCTTCGGTTTACATactatttgttgttgttattgttctcttcttcattattctGAGCATGACTTCTTCACTTTACATGTTTGACTTTGTTATGCTTTACTTGAGACGAGAATCCATAAGAAACAACCTATCTACCTTCACAAGGTAAGGGCAAGGGTGTGACACACTAACTTCCTCCGTGAACCCACATGTAGGATTCACCGGGTATGTTGATGTTGTTACTATTTACtgagaaataataaattagCAAAATTTCAAGCAGATGAAATTACTTGTCAAATTGGCAGAGAAAATATTCAGTTTTATTCAATTGAGcatcaaaatatatgataaaatattttatctcttCTTTTCAACagctaattaaataaattgttgTTTCAATACAAAGAGTCCATAAGTCGCATTTACAATCATTGTGTGGTAATTCACTTGCATAAGATATAGTAAAAATAGACTAATATTAAGTGTCTCGATCATACATAAACAAATACTAAATAAGCGATTTAGGAGAGATTAAGCTATTCGTAATCCAAATGGTCTATTGCATGTCTTATATATGTGCGCATTGTGTTGATAACTTAAGAACTAATTCAACACTTCACCATCCGCAAATCTATATTTTGGTATGGCCATATAACTAATGCAAGGATCTTCGATGTTTGACGATGAGGTCCAATATTTGTGGACACCGTAGTCTTTCAATACCCATAGCTTAAATGTTCCCTTCGATTAGAAGTAGAATAAGCACAAAGCATGTCATTCAATACTGAAACACCACTATAAACATAGCCCTTCAAGCATAATAACTGCTCTTGGCAATGGTATATCTCTATACACTTCATTAGAAATACTAAATGAAACCattgaaattataatttctcGAATCGTTAAAATATTCCCCAAAAATACCGATCCAATGAAATGACTCTTTACAAATGGCAAATAATGCAttattttaaaagagaaaagggTCACTTATGCCCTAAATATCCGacctaattttaaaacatatatacgATCGTCTCttaaatggttcaattatgTCCCTAATTCGACTCATATATGTGTGAATTATTCTGTTATTTACACCATCATCGCCTGCTGCAGCTTGCAGTTGTGACTGTAACGTTGTTGCGGTGAATTCCTCCGCTCTAGCCCTTGCCTGCCAGGTTTGCGCCTCCAGCTCTGTGTTGCACCGAAACGCTTTTCAAACCTCGACTTCCTTTTCCTTCTGTTGTCGTCCCATTGATTCCTCGACGGTTCCAATTAGAGCACGATAGTGTTCGtcttttaaatggttcaattatgccCTAATCCGACCCATATAGGATATTTAAAAAACGGACCGTatgtgtattttaaaattaggtcGGATAGTTAGGGGCATAAAAGacccctttctcttttaatataaatgtcaagtgataatatataaaaatgatatgaaaaatccatttggcatttaaagaaaagtaaaacgagttggatatttcgagttgaccaactaacacccataagggcatatgtagaccaaaagttgaaaggtgagggtataaatggaccaaactttaaacggggtatatctagacctttttgaataatttaggggcatatttgacccttttcccttgaatataaatgtcaagtgataatacataaaaatgacgtggaaaatccatttggcatttaaataaaagtaaaatgagtcgGATATTTCGAGTTGGCCAACTTACGCccaaaagggcatatgtagaccaaaagttggacgtcGAGGatataaatggaccaaactttaaacgtgggtatatctaaacctttttgaatagttaaggggcatatttgacccttttcctaCAATAAATTAactgatatttttaaaataaaaaatagaaattaattgtGGCGCTGACACATAAGTGTTATCGtctctattatatatatatatatatatagatgttaTCGATAAATTCTTGACTAAAAAAAGTCCAATATAGTATGAAAAAAGTAATAACTGAAGTATAGGAAACAACacataatatagaaaatagcAGATAATAACagaatgaaaactattaatcGAGGTACAAGAAACAATATATAGTAAGTAGTTCAGAAGTCCAACgacaaaaaatatatgaatccTACATGCTCTTTTGTCTAGGGTCATATcctaattaaactaaatatGCATCATATCGAGCTGATAAGACTCCAGATGCAAGCCCCCGTCTCATTCATCCTGCACCAATACAATAAGTAACATTATCGTCAATTTTCCTGATCctcaataaaattaaatttactttgaaattatttttagtgaTACCTTTACATCAAACCTTATTTCTACATAATTCTCATGCATTAAGTCACTTTATTTGCGCtctaaatattttgtattgatCATGTTCTAAACCCTTTCAAACTCTTAAGATTTATCTCGAaccaaaaaatttgaaaagaatcGAATCCAAGGGAGATAAGAGCTTGGGTAACCCGACCCGCCTATCTCTCAATCCTTTTGCAATATAAAAATCCCTggaattgaaaattgaatttgggAATTGCagaaatttttttcaattgaagCAGAGAGTCTTCAAAGCTCAACAGAAGATGcaatcttttcaaaaaaaaaaaaaggcaaagcTTTTCAATAGAGAAGATGCGAACCACATTTGGGTGAGTTTTGGTTTCTGGGTCGTATTGAGTACTTACTGTTGAGTTTTTGTTGAACTTCGATTCCTCTGTGATGTGAAAGGTATCCCCTGGAATTACTGTACGCCCAAACTGGAACGAAGGATGCGGCGGCTATCAAAAAAGAATTAGTGGAATTATTGATCAGGTGAGTTCAGGGTATTACTTACAATTGAGTTTGATTGTTATTGGTTGGAATTAGAATCTATTTTCTAGGTCTATTTACTATAGCTAAGCGATTCTAGTCACCTATAGTTTGTATCGCGTGAAAAAGCCCGGGATCAtgtataataaagaaaatgcaTTCCGATATTCCTTGACACCATAGTCTGAGGTAGGAGTAAGGTTTGCGTACACTTTATCCTCCCTATTAACTTTGTGGGATTAcgttgggtatgttgttgttgtatgtgAATCAAAGAAGAGACCACTCGGGTAACCTATTGAGGATGTCCATAATTATTTCCTTTTGGAAGTGAGTTGCCATGGCCTAGATAgaatagaaaagaaaatgtgatcgtacaattttttaaaggtattcaaatattaaacaatttcATCTAAGAGtttagaaaagataaatgtagaAAATTTCACGATTTCATCAACTTACTAGCATACTTGCGGCTTACCGAGGATATGACACTAGCTAGGAAGATATGGAGGATGGAGATAGGGTAGAAGATTTGTAGGTAGTCTAGTTACTTATGtgtgttgttattattactttCCTACTACCGTATTCTTTGACTTTAGTATTACCTATGTTTGCTTTGCTTCGGCTTTCATATTATCTGTTGTTGCTATtattctctttttcattttttcggCATGACTTCTCCGTTGATGTATTTGCTTTacatatttgtttttgttatgcTTTACTTGAGACGATGATCTACTAGAAACAACCTATCTACCTTCACAAGGTGGGCGCAAGGTTGCGTGCACACCACCCTCCTCCCTAGACAAGGATCTTttgggattacactgggtatgtcTATGTTGTTACTATTtactaaaaatcataaattaaaaaatttccaaTTTGTTTGGTGCCTTGGCTATGGTTATGGTGTCTAGTTTGACAAAATAACTCAGTGAATGCATAAACTGGCATGGCTGTAAAAAAATGGATCAATTAGTTTCCTCACATTGTTTTCTAGTGGTTCTATGATCGTTTTGGATCTTGgaaaaatagattcaaaatacTGATATTGTAAGCATCTAAGTCCAACCAACAACAATTAAAAATGCTCAATTGTAAGTATCACCGCCAAGAAATCAGAACTTACCCAATCAACATCCATCTAGTTTGTGTTATCATTTGACGGCTCCATAACACTCTTCGctgatttaattaaaaaattaaggctGGTTATAAAGCAAAATAGAGGGAGAAGACTTAGGATGTAGCTGGTGAAATAGTCGTGGTGCATAAACACAAAAACAGAtgcacaaaatataaaaatacctTTCGTGATCTGATTAAGCTTTTGGGTTGCATCAAATCCACTGCTACTAAGATTTTGATTGAAAAGATCAACCTCTAACTTTGGAATTGCAATgaatttcatcttcttcttcgtcttcttcTATTTCTGTATCTCTGGAGGAAAACTACTATCTGCTagttttcccttatttttaattttttgtgtcaTCTTTCTTTGGACAGATTTGTCAATTGCTAACTATTGAATTGAAGAGactcaattttcttaatttgcAAAAGAAAATGGTAATTGGAGGAGGGCAGGGAATTTGTTGTTTATCAGGTGCTATTATTGAGCTGCGATTGCTTGAAACCCTAGAAAACAAGCTTGCGCATCCGATCATGGAGCGGCGAAGATACACTCTTTCCTTTTATCCCAACTGAGATTCAACTGATTTTTTTCAAGCAATCGCAGCTCGATAATAGTACCTGATTAACATGAAATTCCTACCCTCCTCCAATTAGCATCTTGTTTTGCAAATCAAAAAAGATTGAGTCTCTTCAATCAATAGTTAGCAATTGAGAAACCATTAATCTATCCAAAGAAAGATacacaaaaaattaagaatgagGGAAAACAAGCAGATAGTAGTTCTGCTCCAGAGAtactaaaaaagaagaagatgaaatccattgcaattccaAAGTTAGAGGTTGATTTTCAATCAAAATCTTAGTAGCAGTGGAGTGGATGCAACCCAAAAGCTTAATCAGATCTCCAAaggtatttttttgttttgtgtcTCTGTGTATGTTTATGCACCTCGACTATTTCACCAGCTACATCCTAAGTCTTCTCCCTCTATTTTGCTTTATAACCagccttaattttttaattaaatcagGAAAGAGCGTTGTGGAGCCGTCAAATGATAACGCAGACCAGATGGATGTTGATTGGGTAAGTTCTGATTTCTTGGCAGTGTTACTTACAATTGAGTATTTTTAATCGTTGTTGGTTGGACTTAGATGCTTGTATGTTAAACATTTTCCGAGGTGATAACCTCCCTAAAGATAAACTTTTTCCAATGAAGATAGTGTGGTTACCTAACAACGCCAATTCTATATATTCTCTCTCTTCCCCATTGGAAAAGAATGTGAAACTTATGCTTTTTATTCTTGTACCATTTTTATGCCTTCACCGatttattttgtcaaattgGACACCACAACTATAGTCAAGGCTTCAAACTTGACAAATTCTTGAAGTACACTGCCCTTTTGTAGTTTACTTGGTGCCACTGCCAAGAGCCTAGTGGTTTTAGTATTCTCCACTTGTGAACTATTTGTTGCTAAATAGTAGatagaagaaataaaacaaattcagGTTTATATTTTCTGAACTCTTGGTTGAAATGTCTAATATATGAATACTTCAAAAAAAGTGTGATCGATCTTTCTTGTCCTATCTAGGCCATAGCAATTCACTTCCCAGAGGTAATACTTGAGGACATTCTTAGCAGATTACCTGTAAAGTCTCTACTTCGATTCAAATGTGTGTCAAAATTTTGGGAAACGTTGATCTCTGAGCCATACTTTAAGATGAAGCATCTCAGTTGTGCCAAGATTGACCAAGATTCCCGGAAACTTCTTACTATCCAAATGTGCAGTAAGAATCGTATGTTTTCCATGTATTGTTGTCCTTTGTCGCCGATTCAGCTGGTTGAGGATGTACATAAACTCAGTTTCCCTTCAAACCCTACGGTATCACACTGCATAATCCATTGTTGTATGATGGCCTGGCTGTTATGGAGGTTCTTGATACTTTTAAAGCTAATCACTCCACGCTTTTTCTTTGGAATCCCTCCACAAGAGAATCAGCAGTACTTCCTTCTACGAAATTTCAATGGGGGAGCGTTTCTTGTTATGGTTTGGGTTATGACTCAACCAGTGGTGGGTATAAGATCTTTCAGCATTATCAGGGTTGCTCTATTCCTGGTGAAATTCTCACGCTGAAAGGTGGCTCCTGGAGAAGAATTGATGAGCATCCTCGTGGCATTGACAACCGGTTCATTTGCAGGCAGTTTTTGGCATTTGTACATGCGGCATTTCATTGGATCAGTTACTCAGGATATCATGCTGTGGCGGTGTCGTCGTTTAGTATTTCAAATGAAGTGTACGGAGAGATACCGTTCCCGGAGGAAATGTCACCCTTGAAGGCGTTTATTGGCATTACAGAGTTGGAAGGAATGCTTTGTGTTCATTCTAATTCTCTTTTTCCGGGTAAGCGTACTATTAAGTTATGGGTATTGAAAGAGTATGGTATCAAGGAATCTTGGATTCCGTTCTTATCTGTAGAAGATCCTACGAATGCTATTTCTATACCAAAATATAGGTTTGCAGATGGTCAAGTGTTATTCTGGTGCAGTGAAGGGGCTATGTTTAGGACACGTTGTGTAGCATGGCCTCGATGTGATACCATAGTTGATGGACATGCTTTTAGACAAAGCTTGATTCCTCCAATATGTTGTGGACCATTTGGAGCATTGCATCCATGTGATTCCATATGTGATGGACATGTTTTTACAGAAAGCTTGATTTCTCCAAGATCACTTATTTATTAGTTTCTTATGTATGATTGAGGAGCTTTTCTTCTTCGTTTGTTGTCATGTTACAACTCTTGTACTCTTATTTTCACCAGTTTTCGGAGTACAATGTCATATGGAACAGAGGTTTCTCTGCTTGTTGAATGTGAGAATTTGAAAAGATCGCATTGCttttaatattatcatatttgtttTCTGTTATCGTTGGTTGAGAATGTACAAAGAACTTGATTGTCATTCAAGCTCTAAAAGTGCAGTGTTTACATTTCATTGCTAAGTAAGAAGTGGTTTAAACCCATCTTCTCTTTTACTTTATTAGATCTTGTCTTAAGTCTTATATGTATAGTGCATTGACTAGACTTGTTGATATCAACCAAAACTATCAGGCTATTACCAGCCAACTTCATGAAAAAATGCCTTTATATCAGAATAGTAAACCATCTTGAGGTGTCAAAATATGTGTGGTAAGCACACCATCCATTGACAGATTTGTACATGATCTACATATGTAGATGTTAGTGACCACATAAACTCAGGTCTTGTGTATTCAAACTAAGCAAGGACATTCAAGTGCGATAACAGGTTAAGGAAATGCAAGTTTCATCTCATTCAGCCGAAATGTCCTGATTCCTCCTGATGGTGTTTTACTGCCACTCTTCAGGATCTCGAAAGCTTGAGTAAGAGACCTAGGTGACTGCCACTATAAAAGCTTCCATCCGCCAGTTACATATTCTATCGTCTCAGCTTGACCAAGAATAGCCATGATTTGAGGGCAACTTCAATGTTTGTTCTGCCCTTTCTTCCACCATCTTCATAATCAGTTTATACCGCCATTTTCCGTTCCACACATCTCCCATCTGTTTATGGACCTTCTTGCAGTATTCCCATCTTCCAAGTCATTCCTTATTCCAAAATCCATTTTTGAAATCAGAAATCCTAAAGGTGATCAAGAAAACATTCAGTTGACTCATGCATTTTGTATTGTTTTAACAGAAGAACACCATTAACATCTGAAAACGAAGTTGGATTTTACCAGTAAAGCATCCCATGAGCCCCGCATATCTGGACTTTGAGTCATTCTTGGACGAGGGCACAGCAGTAGACATTTAAGTTTGTAAGCAAGTCATCAGTAAAGCCTCCCTGAgaagaaaagaataataataataagcagGATCATGATGAGATCTCAAAGGTATATGAAATTCTTTTTTGTCGTTTTAAAGGTATACAAAATTTATTACATCTCAAATAAGTACAAATACTTTGACATATATGCAGTAAGGCATAGTAGTTGAGTCTTTACCATGAAGTTTAGCTTTTTCAAAGTTCCTTCTGATGCAAGGACAGTTAGTCAT
The DNA window shown above is from Solanum lycopersicum chromosome 11, SLM_r2.1 and carries:
- the LOC101261186 gene encoding F-box protein CPR1 isoform X3 — translated: MAIHFPEVILMDIFSRLPVKSLLRFKCVSKFWETLISDPYFKMKHLNRAKNDQDSQKLLTSLRCRNSRMFSMYCCPLSPVQLVEGVQKLNFPSNYSVSRCKIHCCYDGSAVMEVPGNLNEDTAFLLWNPSTGESIVLPSPEFPPNKSPCFGLGYDSTSGEYKIVQIYQGLDLPCEILALKGGSWRRSDKHPHGIYCLMFAMQFLTFVHAAFHWISMSRNYSVVLSFSISNEAYGEIPLTEEISRPGAVIGITVLDGMLSVHSNCRYDQSNRTIKLWVLKEYGIKENLGFHCYLPKIVILLLLYRNIDLQMAKCYSGAQLWVH
- the LOC101261186 gene encoding F-box protein CPR1 isoform X2, coding for MDVDWVMAIHFPEVILMDIFSRLPVKSLLRFKCVSKFWETLISDPYFKMKHLNRAKNDQDSQKLLTSLRCRNSRMFSMYCCPLSPVQLVEGVQKLNFPSNYSVSRCKIHCCYDGSAVMEVPGNLNEDTAFLLWNPSTGESIVLPSPEFPPNKSPCFGLGYDSTSGEYKIVQIYQGLDLPCEILALKGGSWRRSDKHPHGIYCLMFAMQFLTFVHAAFHWISMSRNYSVVLSFSISNEAYGEIPLTEEISRPGAVIGITVLDGMLSVHSNCRYDQSNRTIKLWVLKEYGIKENLGFHCYLPKIVILLLLYRNIDLQMAKCYSGAQLWVH
- the LOC101261682 gene encoding uncharacterized protein, whose protein sequence is MRTTFGYPLELLYAQTGTKDAAAIKKELVELLIRQFLAFVHAAFHWISYSGYHAVAVSSFSISNEVYGEIPFPEEMSPLKAFIGITELEGMLCVHSNSLFPGKRTIKLWVLKEYGIKESWIPFLSVEDPTNAISIPKYRFADGQVLFWCSEGAMFRTRCVAWPRCDTIVDGHAFRQSLIPPICCGPFGALHPCDSICDGHVFTESLISPRSLIY
- the LOC101261186 gene encoding F-box protein CPR1 isoform X1, which encodes MKRQSFSIWGRRQIMMDIDPVFRGISIHPSWHAGCRGYQKRISGIIDQVMAIHFPEVILMDIFSRLPVKSLLRFKCVSKFWETLISDPYFKMKHLNRAKNDQDSQKLLTSLRCRNSRMFSMYCCPLSPVQLVEGVQKLNFPSNYSVSRCKIHCCYDGSAVMEVPGNLNEDTAFLLWNPSTGESIVLPSPEFPPNKSPCFGLGYDSTSGEYKIVQIYQGLDLPCEILALKGGSWRRSDKHPHGIYCLMFAMQFLTFVHAAFHWISMSRNYSVVLSFSISNEAYGEIPLTEEISRPGAVIGITVLDGMLSVHSNCRYDQSNRTIKLWVLKEYGIKENLGFHCYLPKIVILLLLYRNIDLQMAKCYSGAQLWVH